The proteins below are encoded in one region of Sminthopsis crassicaudata isolate SCR6 chromosome 1, ASM4859323v1, whole genome shotgun sequence:
- the SETD1A gene encoding histone-lysine N-methyltransferase SETD1A — MDQEGGGDGQKPPNFQWRNYKLIVDPALHRLPQKVYRYDGIHFSVNDAGYKIVSKLQDPRQRLTWSKNRDLSLPVPKFKLDEFYIGQVPLKEVTFARLNDNVRETFLKDMCRKYGEVEEVEILLHPRTRKHLGLARVLFASTRGAKETVKHLHHTPVMGNIIHAQLDIKGQQRMKYYELIVNGSYTPQTVPTEGKVLNEKFQGSGIATETTESRRRPSSDSAYPSSTSVPVTPGNGTPCSQDTTYSSSRQDTPSSYGQFTPQSSQGTPYTSRGSTPYSQDSAYSSRQGTPGYSSYHPDSSSSTTSSSYKPRRSENSYQDSYSRRHFSSSTTTVASSSSSSSSSSSSSSSSSSSSSSSSSSSSSSSHYRSSDSHYPAYYESSNRYQRHASYPPRRAPREEPPGTPFPERFPPSYTSYLPPEPSRPADQDYRPTPEAAPPEPPEPGGGGGRGASPEQEEARNSPRPASPIRSCSPAPEITNESVPFAQHSSLDSRIEMLLKEQRSKFSFLASDTEEEEDNSSLGPGAREAGGEVLLGPTHGPCTPPPAPANFEDVVPMGSIEPGTTGESPKANGQDQASLHSSGEDMEISDDDGGGSPPTAPSPPQPPPPPPPPPPPPPFLAPLPLGYPHQPAYLLPPRPEAPPPPEYPPPPPPPPHIYDFVNSLELMDRLGAQWGGMPMSFQMQTQMLTRLHQLRQGTGVTATSAAPPSGGFGEHFLPFPPHQEAAYALPYTLYAPGQESRGAYARETYHLPLQAEPLPSSSALREEEHLPSGEELEPVEGKAPPPAGTVGRVLATLVQEMKNIMQRDLNRKMVENVAFGAFDQWWESKEEKAKPFQNAAKQQAKEEDKEKTKLKEPGLLSLVDWAKSGGAAGLEGFGFGSGLRGALRLPSFKVKRKEPSEISEGGEEKRPRPSTPAEEDEDEPDREKEAGESSRPGMKGPKREEERNKAQGKHRKPFALDSEGEEASQESSSEKEEEDEEEEEEEEEHSKTMETSKKEAEASGGEDEESAFSKYSLYAESEGENDSTSDSESSSSSSSSSSSPSSSSSSSSSSSASEEEEEEEEEPSVVSSALSPLRDIPSDLPVPVEEPEQEKPSVAPVIPIPELEKAPVRPPGPPEEPLPETPHHPPEPPTVSQTSPPLPLVPHPEECPSSPIPLLPPPKKRRKTVSFSASEEMPTTPIPEVPPPVAPPVKPPGPLPRKISRGSDRTIRNLPLDHASLVKSWPEDGSRMGRNRSGGRTRLPEEEESGTEVDLAVLADLALTPAPARRGLVTLPVGDDSEATETSDEAERGGPAVPSIIHVLLEHNYALAVRPAPPAPVSRPLEPLPSPATVFSSPADEVLEAPEVVVAEVEEEEEEEEEEEESESSESSSSTSDGEGALRRRSLRSHARRRQQPLPPAPPPPPSYEPRSEFEQMTILYDIWNSGLDAEDMGYLRLTYERLLQQDSGADWLNDTHWVHHTITNLTAPKRKRKPLDGPREHQTGSARSEGYYPISKKEKDKYLDVCPVSARQLEGSDTQGTNRVLSERRSEQRRLLSAIGTSAIVDSDLLKLNQLKFRKKKLRFGRSRIHEWGLFAMEPIAADEMVIEYVGQNIRQVVADMREKRYVQEGIGSSYLFRVDHDTIIDATKCGNLARFINHCCTPNCYAKVITIEAQKKIVIYSKQPIGVDEEITYDYKFPLEDNKIPCLCGTESCRGSLN, encoded by the exons CTTGACGAGTTCTACATTGGGCAGGTCCCACTGAAGGAAGTGACCTTTGCCCGGCTGAATGACAACGTTCGGGAGACGTTCCTGAAGGACATGTGCCGCAAGTATGGAGAGGTGGAGGAGGTGGAGATCCTGTTGCACCCCCGAACCCGAAAGCATCTAGGCTTAGCCCGAGTGCTCTTTGCCAGCACTCGGGGTGCCAAAGAGACTGTAAAACACCTCCATCACACCCCAGTCATGGGCAATATCATCCACGCCCAGCTTGACATCAAAG GACAACAACGGATGAAATACTATGAGTTAATTGTCAATGGATCCTATACCCCCCAAACAGTACCCACAGAGGGCAAAGTCCTTAATGAAAAGTTCCAAGGATCTGGGATAGCCACTGAGACG aCGGAATCTCGGCGCCGGCCTTCATCTGACTCAGCCTACCCATCAAGCACTTCTGTGCCAGTCACACCTGGTAATGGCACACCCTGCTCTCAGGACACCACTTACTCCAGTAGCCGGCAAGACACCCCATCCTCTTATGGCCAGTTCACACCACAATCCTCTCAAGGGACGCCTTATACCTCCCGGGGCAGTACCCCGTATTCCCAGGACTCTGCCTATTCCAGCAG gCAAGGAACTCCTGGCTATTCCAGTTACCATCCAGATTCCTCCTCTTCTACCACCTCTTCTTCCTATAAGCCTCGGCGGTCAGAGAACAGCTATCAGGATTCTTATTCCCGTCGACACTTCTCTTCTTCAACTACCACTGTTGCCTCTTCTTCTTCATcgtcatcgtcatcatcatcatcatcatcgtcatcttcctcctcctcctcttcctcttcatcctcttcttcctcttcttctcacTACCGTAGTTCTGACTCACACTATCCTGCATATTATGAGAGCAGTAACCGATACCAGCGCCATGCCTCCTACCCACCCCGACGTGCACCCCGGGAAGAGCCCCCAGGAACTCCTTTCCCTGAGCGATTCCCACCTTCCTACACCTCCTACCTGCCCCCAGAGCCCAGTCGCCCTGCTGACCAGGACTATCGACCTACCCCAGAGGCTGCACCTCCAGAGCCTCCAGAACCTGGCGGTGGAGGGGGTAGGGGGGCCAGCCCTGAACAAGAGGAAGCCAGGAACTCACCTCGCCCAGCATCCCCTATCCGATCTTGTTCACCTGCCCCAGAAATCACCAATGAGAGTGTGCCCTTTGCCCAGCACAGTAGCCTAGATTCCCGGATTGAAATGCTGCTGAAGGAACAGCGATCCAAGTTTTCCTTCCTGGCCTCAGACACGGAAGAAGAAGAGGACAACAGTAGTTTGGGCCCTGGGGCCAGAGAAGCTGGAGGTGAGGTCCTCCTGGGACCAACTCATGGGCCTTGCACACCTCCTCCAGCCCCAGCAAATTTTGAGGATGTGGTTCCTATGGGAAGCATTGAACCTGGGACAACTGGGGAATCTCCCAAAGCCAATGGACAGGATcag GCCTCCCTTCATTCTTCTGGCGAGGACATGGAAATCTCAGATGATGATGGTGGAGGATCACCCCCAACAGCCCCCTCACCCCCACAACCTCCACCTCCTCCaccacccccacctccacctccacccTTTCTGGCTCCTCTTCCCTTGGGTTATCCCCATCAGCCCGCTTATCTTCTTCCACCCCGGCCAGAGGCACCCCCACCCCCTGAGTATCCTCCaccacctccccctcccccccacatctACGACTTTGTCAATTCCCTTGAGCTGATGGACCGACTGGGGGCTCAGTGGGGAGGGATGCCTATGTCCTTCCAGATGCAGACCCAAATGTTGACTCGGTTGCACCAGCTGAGGCAGGGTACTGGGGTAACTGCTACATCAGCAGCACCCCCTAGTGGAGGTTTTGGGgagcattttcttcctttccctccacaTCAAGAAGCAGCCTATGCACTACCCTATACTCTGTATGCTCCTGGACAGGAGAGTCGAGGAGCTTATGCCCGTGAGACCTATCATCTGCCCTTGCAGGCAGAGCCTCTGCCTTCCTCCTCTGCCTTAAGGGAGGAGGAACATCTGCCTTCTGGGGAAGAGCTAGAACCGGTAGAGGGGAAGGCACCACCTCCTGCTGGCACTGTGGGCCGGGTGCTGGCTACTCTGGTGCAAGAGATGAAGAACATCATGCAACGGGATCTTAATCGCAAGATGGTGGAGAATGTAGCTTTTGGAGCTTTTGACCAATGGTGGGAAAGTAAAGAGGAGAAGGCTAAG CCTTTCCAGAATGCAGCCAAGCAACAGGCAAAGGAGGAAGACAAGGAGAAGACAAAACTAAAAGAACCAGGGCTGCTGTCCCTTGTGGATTGGGCCAAGAGTGGGGGTGCTGCGGGCCTTGAGGGCTTTGGATTTGGCTCTGGGCTTCGAGGAGCGCTTCGACTGCCTTCATTCAAG GTAAAGCGGAAAGAGCCATCTGAAATTTCAGAAGGTGGAGAAGAGAAGCGGCCTCGGCCTTCTACTCCAGCTGAAGAGGATGAAGATG AACCTGATCGAGAGAAGGAAGCTGGAGAGTCAAGTCGACCAGGAATGAAGGGCCCAAAGCgggaagaggagaggaataaAGCCCAGGGCAAGCACAGAAAACCTTTTGCTCTAGACAGTGAAGGGGAAGAGGCCTCACAAGAGTCTTCTTCTGAGAAG gaggaagaagatgaggaggaggaagaagaggaagaagagcacAGTAAAACCATGGAGACCAGTAAGAAGGAAGCAGAGGCATCTGGAG GTGAGGATGAGGAGAGTGCCTTCTCCAAATACTCTCTATATGCTGAATCAGAAGGTGAGAATGACAGCACTTCAGACTCTGAGAGCAGCAGTTCCTCTAGCAGTTCTTCCTCAagcccttcttcctcctcctcttcctcatcttcctcctctgcatctgaagaagaagaggaggaagaagaggagccaTCAGTAGTTTCTTCAGCCTTGTCACCCCTTCGGGACATACCATCAGACCTCCCTGTCCCTGTGGAGGAGCCAGAACAAGAAAAGCCTTCAGTTGCACCTGTCATACCTATCCCTGAGCTGGAGAAGGCCCCAGTGAGGCCTCCAG GTCCTCCAGAGGAGCCACTACCTGAGACACCTCATCATCCCCCAGAGCCACCAACTGTCTCCCAAACCTCTCCTCCCCTACCTCTAGTCCCTCATCCTGAGGAGTGTCCATCTTCTCCTATTCCCCTTCTCCCACCACCGAAGAAGCGCCGGAAAACAGTCTCCTTCTCTGCATCAGAGGAAATGCCAACTACCCCCATTCCTGAAGTTCCCCCACCTGTTGCACCTCCAGTTAAGCCTCCTGGTCCCCTTCCACGAAAAATCTCCCGGGGTAGCGATCGGACCATTCGAAATTTGCCTTTGGACCATGCTTCTCTGGTCAAGAGCTGGCCAGAGGATGGATCCCGGATGGGGCGGAACCGGAGTGGAGGTCGGACTCGTCTGccagaagaagaagaatctgggACTGAAGTAGACCTTGCAGTGTTGGCAGACCTGGCCCTGACTCCAGCTCCAGCTCGGCGAGGTCTAGTTACTCTGCCTGTAGGGGATGATTCTGAGGCCACAGAAACCTCAGATGAGGCTGAACGTGGGGGACCAGCAGTTCCCTCGATCATTCATGTTCTTCTGGAGCACAATTACGCTCTGGCTGTCCGGCCTGCTCCCCCTGCCCCAGTGTCCAGACCCTTGGAGCCACTTCCTTCCCCTGCCACTGTCTTCAGCTCACCTGCCGATGAGGTCTTAGAAGCTCCTGAGGTGGTGGTTGCTGaggtagaggaggaagaggaggaggaggaggaggaagaggagtcaGAGTCATCAGAGAGTAGTAGCAGCACCAGTGATGGAGAGGGCGCCTTGAGGCGGAGGAGCCTTCGATCCCATGCCAGGCGCCGTCAACAGCCCTTGCCACCTGCCCCTCCACCCCCACCTAGCTACGAGCCCCGAAGTGAGTTTGAGCAGATGACCATCCTTTATGACATCTGGAATTCTGGACTTGATGCTGAGGACATGGGTTATTTACGACTCACTTATGAGAGATTGCTACAACAGGACAGTGGTGCTGATTGGCTTAATGACACCCACTGGGTACATCACACTA TCACCAACTTGACTGCTCCCAAACGTAAGCGAAAGCCTCTGGATGGACCCCGGGAGCATCAGACAGGTTCAGCTCGGAGTGAGGGTTATTATCCCATcagtaagaaagaaaaggataagtACTTGGATGTCTGTCCTGTCTCAGCACGTCAATTAGAGGGCTCTGACACACAG GGGACAAATCGAGTGCTGTCAGAAAGACGGTCAGAGCAGCGTAGACTGCTGAGTGCCATTGGTACATCAGCCATTGTGGACAGTGACCTGCTGAAATTGAATCAACTCAAG TTCCGGAAGAAAAAACTCCGATTTGGCAGAAGTCGGATCCATGAGTGGGGTCTTTTTGCTATGGAACCTATTGCAGCTGATGAGATGGTTATAGAGTACGTGGGACAGAACATACGTCAG GTGGTAGCTGACATGAGGGAGAAACGGTATGTACAAGAGGGCATTGGCAGCAGCTACCTGTTTCGAGTGGACCATGATACCATCATTGATGCCACAAAATGTGGAAATCTGGCACGGTTTATCAATCACTGTTGCACG CCCAACTGCTATGCCAAGGTGATCACCATTGAGGCCCAGAAGAAGATTGTAATCTACTCCAAGCAGCCAATTGGGGTGGATGAAGAGATCACCTATGACTACAAATTTCCCTTGGAAGATAACAAGATCCCATGTTTGTGTGGCACTGAAAGTTGCCGGGGTTCCCTCAACTGA
- the HSD3B7 gene encoding 3 beta-hydroxysteroid dehydrogenase type 7 — translation MTDGGRNLVYLVTGGCGFLGEHMIRTLLEMEPRLRELRVFDLHLGPWLEALNPESVQVTPIQGDVTRAEDVAAAVAGADVVIHMAGLVDVWGQNEPKVIHRVNVQGTQNVIEACVQTGTRFLVYTSSMEALGPNSKKQPFYRGNEDTPYEVVHTEPYPRSKAQAERLVLEANGRKVRGGLPLVTCALRPTGIYGEGHQLMLNFYQKAQSTGGWLLRAISPSVEHGRVYAGNVAWMHLLAARELGSRASTMGGQVYFCYDDSPYKSYEDFNMEILGRCGIRLLGTRPLLPYCLLFFLATLNAFLQWLLRPLVVYTAFLNPYTLATASTTFTVLTDKAQRHFGYQPLYGWEECRDRTVSWVKTRKGYSGPLHGDRTLETGDPGL, via the exons ATGACAGACGGAGGCCGGAATCTGGTGTACCTGGTGACAGGGGGCTGCGGCTTCTTGGGGGAACATATGATTAGGACCCTGCTGGAGATGGAGCCGCGGCTCAGAGAGCTTCGGGTGTTTGACCTTCACCTGGGGCCCTGGCTGGAGGCACTAAACCCAG AGTCTGTGCAGGTGACTCCAATTCAGGGAGATGTGACTCGTGCAGAGGATGTGGCGGCGGCCGTAGCTGGAGCAGACGTAGTTATTCACATGGCTGGGCTGGTGGATGTGTGGGGACAGAATGAGCCCAAGGTCATCCACAGGGTTAATGTTCAAG gGACTCAGAATGTGATTGAAGCCTGTGTGCAGACCGGAACTCGGTTCCTGGTGTACACTAGCAGCATGGAAGCCTTGGGGCCCAACAGCAAGAAACAGCCCTTCTACCG GGGCAATGAGGACACTCCCTATGAGGTGGTACACACAGAGCCCTATCCCCGAAGCAAGGCCCAGGCAGAGAGGCTAGTCCTTGAGGCCAATGGGAGAAAG GTGCGGGGTGGACTTCCCTTGGTAACATGTGCTCTACGTCCCACGGGGATCTATGGTGAAGGCCACCAGCTGATGCTCAACTTTTATCAGAAGGCCCAGAGCACTGGAGGGTGGCTCCTCAGAGCCATCTCTCCCTCTGTGGAACATGGTCGAGTTTATGCAG GCAATGTCGCTTGGATGCATCTACTGGCAGCTAGAGAACTGGGCTCCAGAGCCTCCACAATGGGAGGACAAGTCTACTTCTGCTATGATGACTCCCCTTATAAGAGCTACGAGGACTTCAACATGGAAATCCTGGGCCGCTGTGGCATTCGCCTCCTGGGGACTCGGCCCCTTCTGCCCTACTGCCTGCTATTCTTCCTGGCTACCCTCAATGCTTTCTTGCAATGGTTACTCCGGCCTTTGGTGGTCTATACAGCCTTCTTGAACCCCTACACCCTAGCCACAGCCAGCACCACTTTCACTGTGCTCACAGACAAGGCCCAGAGACATTTCGGGTATCAGCCCCTCTATGGCTGGGAGGAATGTAGAGACCGAACTGTTTCCTGGGTGAAGACCAGAAAGGGGTACTCTGGCCCCCTTCATGGGGACAGGACCCTGGAGACAGGAGATCCTGGGCTTTAA